A region of Vicia villosa cultivar HV-30 ecotype Madison, WI unplaced genomic scaffold, Vvil1.0 ctg.000467F_1_1, whole genome shotgun sequence DNA encodes the following proteins:
- the LOC131628592 gene encoding protein TIFY 4B-like isoform X2, whose product MNAGGATVIRSILDKPLNQLTEDDISQLTREDCRRFLKDKGMRRPSWNKSQAIQQVISLKALLEPTDDDSPAPVSSAIHRHHHHHVQSPQVNLSEAPVKGSDPDEIGVRAVEDVQKSISPVADKPNETNDAPAGGCAPSGSFGQMTIFYCGKVNVYDGVSPDKAQSIMQLAASPSTFPQDSPLNKNAAVWASCSIPIDKDALFPTNTAILQVSQTDKMVEYPLQYREKGSTPRDAEGQASRKVSLQRYLEKRKDRGRPKGKKLTGITSSNFEMYLNLPVKAHTSNGNSSRSSTDSPPQTRLPLVSSGSADNQPKVALPIDLNDKDVQEC is encoded by the exons ATGAACGCCGGCGGAGCCACCGTCATCCGATCCATCCTCGATAAACCTCTCAACCAGCTCACCGAAGATGACATTTCTCAACTCACCCGCGAAGACTGTCGCAGATTCCTCAAAGATAaag GGATGCGCAGGCCTTCCTGGAACAAATCTCAGGCGATCCAGCAGGTTATTTCACTCAAAGCGCTTCTTGAACCTACCGACGATGATTCTCCCGCGCCGGTTTCCTCCGCCATACACCGCCATCATCACCACCACGTTCAATCTCCTCAA GTGAATTTGAGTGAAGCTCCGGTGAAGGGTTCGGATCCTGATGAGATCGGTGTTCGGGCTGTGGAAGATGTTCAGAAATCCATTTCTCCTGTTGCAGATAAACCTAATGAAACAAATGATGCTCCTGCCGG AGGGTGCGCGCCTAGTGGGTCATTTGGGCAAATGACAATTTTCTACTGTGGTAAGGTGAATGTCTATGATGGAGTCTCACCGGATAAG GCACAGTCAATCATGCAACTGGCTGCAAGTCCGTCCACGTTTCCTCAAGACAGTCCTTTAAATAAAAATGCAGCAGTTTGGGCTTCCTGCAGCATACCAATTGATAAGGATGCCCTCTTCCCCACTAACACAGCAATCCTTCAAGTTTCTCAAACGG ATAAGATGGTGGAATATCCTCTGCAATACAGGGAGAAAGGGAGCACGCCTCGAGATGCTG AGGGTCAGGCAAGCAGAAAAGTGTCACTGCAGCGATATCTTGAAAAGCGAAAGGACAG GGGAAGACCAAAGGGAAAGAAACTGACTGGCATAACTTCATCTAACTTTGAGATGTATTTGAACCTTCCAGTGAAAGCCCACACCTCAAATGGGAACTCAAGTCGTAGTAGCACTGACTCTCCACCACAGACTAGACTGCCTCTAGTTTCCAGTGGCTCAGCTGACAACCAGCCAAAAGTTGCCCTTCCTATTGATCTGAATGATAAAG ATGTTCAAGAATGCTAA
- the LOC131628592 gene encoding protein TIFY 4A-like isoform X3, translated as MNAGGATVIRSILDKPLNQLTEDDISQLTREDCRRFLKDKGMRRPSWNKSQAIQQVISLKALLEPTDDDSPAPVSSAIHRHHHHHVQSPQVNLSEAPVKGSDPDEIGVRAVEDVQKSISPVADKPNETNDAPAGGCAPSGSFGQMTIFYCGKVNVYDGVSPDKAQSIMQLAASPSTFPQDSPLNKNAAVWASCSIPIDKDALFPTNTAILQVSQTDKMVEYPLQYREKGSTPRDAVKAHTSNGNSSRSSTDSPPQTRLPLVSSGSADNQPKVALPIDLNDKDVQEC; from the exons ATGAACGCCGGCGGAGCCACCGTCATCCGATCCATCCTCGATAAACCTCTCAACCAGCTCACCGAAGATGACATTTCTCAACTCACCCGCGAAGACTGTCGCAGATTCCTCAAAGATAaag GGATGCGCAGGCCTTCCTGGAACAAATCTCAGGCGATCCAGCAGGTTATTTCACTCAAAGCGCTTCTTGAACCTACCGACGATGATTCTCCCGCGCCGGTTTCCTCCGCCATACACCGCCATCATCACCACCACGTTCAATCTCCTCAA GTGAATTTGAGTGAAGCTCCGGTGAAGGGTTCGGATCCTGATGAGATCGGTGTTCGGGCTGTGGAAGATGTTCAGAAATCCATTTCTCCTGTTGCAGATAAACCTAATGAAACAAATGATGCTCCTGCCGG AGGGTGCGCGCCTAGTGGGTCATTTGGGCAAATGACAATTTTCTACTGTGGTAAGGTGAATGTCTATGATGGAGTCTCACCGGATAAG GCACAGTCAATCATGCAACTGGCTGCAAGTCCGTCCACGTTTCCTCAAGACAGTCCTTTAAATAAAAATGCAGCAGTTTGGGCTTCCTGCAGCATACCAATTGATAAGGATGCCCTCTTCCCCACTAACACAGCAATCCTTCAAGTTTCTCAAACGG ATAAGATGGTGGAATATCCTCTGCAATACAGGGAGAAAGGGAGCACGCCTCGAGATGCTG TGAAAGCCCACACCTCAAATGGGAACTCAAGTCGTAGTAGCACTGACTCTCCACCACAGACTAGACTGCCTCTAGTTTCCAGTGGCTCAGCTGACAACCAGCCAAAAGTTGCCCTTCCTATTGATCTGAATGATAAAG ATGTTCAAGAATGCTAA
- the LOC131628592 gene encoding protein TIFY 4B-like isoform X1, giving the protein MNAGGATVIRSILDKPLNQLTEDDISQLTREDCRRFLKDKGMRRPSWNKSQAIQQVISLKALLEPTDDDSPAPVSSAIHRHHHHHVQSPQVNLSEAPVKGSDPDEIGVRAVEDVQKSISPVADKPNETNDAPAGGCAPSGSFGQMTIFYCGKVNVYDGVSPDKAQSIMQLAASPSTFPQDSPLNKNAAVWASCSIPIDKDALFPTNTAILQVSQTDKMVEYPLQYREKGSTPRDADVEGQASRKVSLQRYLEKRKDRGRPKGKKLTGITSSNFEMYLNLPVKAHTSNGNSSRSSTDSPPQTRLPLVSSGSADNQPKVALPIDLNDKDVQEC; this is encoded by the exons ATGAACGCCGGCGGAGCCACCGTCATCCGATCCATCCTCGATAAACCTCTCAACCAGCTCACCGAAGATGACATTTCTCAACTCACCCGCGAAGACTGTCGCAGATTCCTCAAAGATAaag GGATGCGCAGGCCTTCCTGGAACAAATCTCAGGCGATCCAGCAGGTTATTTCACTCAAAGCGCTTCTTGAACCTACCGACGATGATTCTCCCGCGCCGGTTTCCTCCGCCATACACCGCCATCATCACCACCACGTTCAATCTCCTCAA GTGAATTTGAGTGAAGCTCCGGTGAAGGGTTCGGATCCTGATGAGATCGGTGTTCGGGCTGTGGAAGATGTTCAGAAATCCATTTCTCCTGTTGCAGATAAACCTAATGAAACAAATGATGCTCCTGCCGG AGGGTGCGCGCCTAGTGGGTCATTTGGGCAAATGACAATTTTCTACTGTGGTAAGGTGAATGTCTATGATGGAGTCTCACCGGATAAG GCACAGTCAATCATGCAACTGGCTGCAAGTCCGTCCACGTTTCCTCAAGACAGTCCTTTAAATAAAAATGCAGCAGTTTGGGCTTCCTGCAGCATACCAATTGATAAGGATGCCCTCTTCCCCACTAACACAGCAATCCTTCAAGTTTCTCAAACGG ATAAGATGGTGGAATATCCTCTGCAATACAGGGAGAAAGGGAGCACGCCTCGAGATGCTG ATGTAGAGGGTCAGGCAAGCAGAAAAGTGTCACTGCAGCGATATCTTGAAAAGCGAAAGGACAG GGGAAGACCAAAGGGAAAGAAACTGACTGGCATAACTTCATCTAACTTTGAGATGTATTTGAACCTTCCAGTGAAAGCCCACACCTCAAATGGGAACTCAAGTCGTAGTAGCACTGACTCTCCACCACAGACTAGACTGCCTCTAGTTTCCAGTGGCTCAGCTGACAACCAGCCAAAAGTTGCCCTTCCTATTGATCTGAATGATAAAG ATGTTCAAGAATGCTAA